The following coding sequences lie in one Spinacia oleracea cultivar Varoflay chromosome 1, BTI_SOV_V1, whole genome shotgun sequence genomic window:
- the LOC130465797 gene encoding zinc finger CCCH domain-containing protein 18-like — protein sequence MVQDELVSSIKDAEEGLFHLKRARLLREVDSAVQDSIYSHKDAAVELINPAKLGGSQLPCEDLEVEPLDSTNVEAEILGDPSYFIGSKCRFRHTDGRWYNGQIVQLDGSSSARVSFLNPTSEKMMQNVDP from the exons atg GTCCAAGACGAGCTTGTTTCTTCAATTAAAGATGCAGAGGAAGGACTTTTTCACCTAAAACGTGCCCGGCTGTTACGTGAAGTTGATTCAGCTGTGCAGGACTCTATATATTCCCATAAAGACGCTGCGGTCGAGCTTATAAATCCAGCAAAGTTGGGTGGTTCCCAACTTCCGTGCGAAGACTTAGAGGTAGAACCATTAGATTCTACTAATGTTGAGGCAGAAATATTGGGAGACCCAAGTTATTTTATTGGATCAAAATGTAGATTCCGCCACACCGATGGGCGTTGGTATAATGGTCAAATTGTTCAGTTGGATGGTTCTTCTTCCGCTAGAGTTTCTTTCCTCAATCCAACGTCAGAGAAGATGATG CAAAATGTAGACCCCTGA